CTGCAGCGGGGTCAGCACCAGAACCGAGAGGCCCTGGATCGCCTGGGCGGAGCGCAGGGTCAGGCCCAGCAGCATGAAGATCCAGATGAGCGAGGTGCCGAAGACGGTGGTGAGGCCGACCGCCGCGGCGATGCCCGGCCAGCGCCCGGTGAAGTCGAAGCCGAGCACGGCCGCGACAAGCAGCAGGACCGCGATGGCGACCAGCATCCGGCCGGTCTCCACCACGACCTTGGCCAGCAGCACCGAGGAGCGGGCGATGGGCATCGTACGGAACCGGTCCATCACGCCCGTACGGAAGTCGTCGTTGACGCCGGTGCCCACGGCCATGGCGATGGTCATCCCGAGGATCACCATCAGGCCGGGCACCAGGAAGGCGGTGTACCGGGCCCGGGAGCCGCCGACCGCGCCGCCGAAGACGAAGACGAAGAGCACCGTCAGCACGATCGGCATCAGGAGCGCGTCGGTCATCGACTCGGGGTTCTGCCGGATCTGCAGGAGGTTGCGGCGGACCAGGGCCCCGGTGTGCCGGGCCATGGCCCGCGGGCGTATCCGTCCCTCGTCGCCGAGCGGGACGTCGGCAGCGGTACGGGGCACCGCCTGATGCACCGTCACGCCCGGCCGCGCCGCTCGTCGAGCCACCGCTGCCAGTACGTGCGCCGGTCGCTGCTCGGGTGGGCGACGATGATGTCGCCGAAGACGGCGGAGCCGGTGATGCGCACGCGCGGGGTGACTGCTTCCGGGCCGGAGTGCTCCCGGATCAGGTTGCGCACGTCGCCGAGGACGGTGCTGCAGTTCATCTCGACCCGGACGCCTTCCGGGAGCAGCAGGTGGATGTCGCCGATGATCGCGCGGGCCTG
The sequence above is a segment of the Streptomyces lydicus genome. Coding sequences within it:
- a CDS encoding ABC transporter permease; protein product: MARHTGALVRRNLLQIRQNPESMTDALLMPIVLTVLFVFVFGGAVGGSRARYTAFLVPGLMVILGMTIAMAVGTGVNDDFRTGVMDRFRTMPIARSSVLLAKVVVETGRMLVAIAVLLLVAAVLGFDFTGRWPGIAAAVGLTTVFGTSLIWIFMLLGLTLRSAQAIQGLSVLVLTPLQFGSSIFVSPTTMPDWLRAFTRVNPLTHMADAARGLALGEGPVAGPVLWTLAWSLALTAVTAPLAIAKFRAKS